One window from the genome of Oryza glaberrima chromosome 3, OglaRS2, whole genome shotgun sequence encodes:
- the LOC127765310 gene encoding cytochrome b561 and DOMON domain-containing protein At3g25290-like, with product MAWQLLAGVLLLQLAASAAGQQQCLSATFQNGQTFLKCNPLPVLGASLHWTHHAENGTADVAFRAPQQSSGWVAWGINTRGTTMPGSSVFIASQDGSGAVSVLMTVLENTSPSLTNGSLSFDVLSPPTADYTNGVYTIFATIALPNNSTTQNTVWQAGPGSTGNVGQHATSGPNVQSMLRLDFSSGQSTGTASNSRLHRRNIHGILNAVSWGILIPVGAMIARYLRVFEAADPAWFYLHITCQLSGYILGVAGWALGLKLGSESKGITYSAHRNIGIAIFCLATLQVFALLLRPDKKNKYRFYWNIYHHSVGYSAIVLAAVNIFKGLDILKPASGWKRSYIAILATLAGVALLLEAITWVIVLRRKKSDKSSSSPYGATNGNGRA from the exons ATGGCGTGGCAACTCCTCGCtggcgtgctgctgctgcagctcgcggcgagcgcggcggggcAGCAGCAGTGCCTGTCCGCGACGTTCCAGAACGGGCAGACGTTCCTGAAGTGCAACCCGCTGCCGGTGCTCGGCGCCAGCCTGCACTGGACGCACCACGCCGAGAACGGCACGGCGGACGTCGCGTTCCGCGCCCCGCAGCAGAGCAGCGGCTGGGTCGCCTGGGGGATCAACACCCGCGGCACCACCATGCCCGGCAGCAGCGTGTTCATCGCCTCGCaggacggcagcggcgccgtGTCCGTCCTCATGACCGTGCTGGAGAACACCAGCCCGAGCCTGACCAACGGCAGCCTCAGCTTCGACGTGCTGTCCCCGCCCACCGCCGACTACACCAACGGCGTGTACACCATCTTCGCCACCATCGCGCTGCCCAACAACTCCACGACGCAGAACACCGTGTGGCAGGCCGGGCCAGGGAGCACCGGGAACGTCGGCCAGCACGCGACGTCCGGCCCCAACGTGCAGAGCATGCTGAGGCTCGACTTCAGCTCCGGCCAGAGCACCGGTACCGCCTCCAACTCCAGGCTGCACCGCCGTAAC ATCCATGGCATCCTGAACGCGGTGAGCTGGGGCATCCTGATCCCGGTGGGCGCCATGATCGCGCGCTACCTCCGCGTGTTCGAGGCCGCCGACCCGGCATGGTTCTACCTCCACATCACCTGCCAGCTCTCCGGCTACAtcctcggcgtcgccggctGGGCCCTCGGCCTCAAGCTCGGCAGCGAGTCCAAGGGCATCACCTACAGCGCCCACCGCAACATCGGCATCGCCATCTTCTGCCTCGCCACGCTCCAGGTGTTCGCGCTGCTGCTGAGGCCCGACAAGAAGAACAAGTACAGGTTCTACTGGAACATCTACCACCACTCCGTCGGCTACTCCGccatcgtcctcgccgccgtcaacATCTTCAAGGGCCTCGACATCCTCAAGCCGGCCAGCGGCTGGAAGAGGAGCTACATTGCCATCCTCGCcacgctcgccggcgtcgcgctcCTGCTCGAGGCCATCACCTGGGTCATCGTGCTCCGGCGGAAGAAGAGCGacaagtcgtcgtcgtcgccgtacgGCGCCACCAACGGCAACGGGCGCGCGTAG